The Streptomyces venezuelae genomic interval GCCGCCCTGCGTGCGGCACTGCCCGCCCACGCCCAGGTCGCGGCCTCCCTCAACCTTCACCAGGTCCGCCCGCTCACCACGGATCCCGCCGACCTCGACGCGGCCCGCCGCATCGACGCCGTCGGCAACCGCGTCTTCACCGGCCCGATGTTCTCCGGCGGCTATCCTGCGGACCTCCTCGCCGACACCGCTCACGTCGTCGACTGGAACACCCTCGTCAGGCCCGGGGACGAGGCCGCCATCGCCGCCTCCATCGACCTCCTCGGCATCAACTACTACACCCCCGCCGTGGTCTCGGCTCCCACTCCGGGAACGGCAGCGGTCAACCACGCCCACGGCGAGAGCGACCACTCCCCGTGGCCCGGCTCCGAGGACGTCAACTTCCACCTCCCGCCCGGCGATACCACCGACATGGGCTGGAGCATCGACCCCACCGGTCTGTACGACCTCCTCATGGCCACATCCCGTGCCCACCCCGGCCTCCCCCTGGCGATCACCGAGAACGGCGCCGCCTTCCCCGACGCACTCACGGCGGACGGCCAGATCCACGACCACGACCGGATCGACTACCTCCACCGCCACCTCGCCGCCGTCCACCAGGCCATCGGCGACGGTGCCGACGTACGCGGCTACTTCCTCTGGTCCCTCCTCGACAACTTCGAGTGGGCGTACGGATACGAGAAGCGCTTCGGAGTCGTCCACGTCGACTACGCCACCCAGCTGCGCACCCCGAAGGCCAGTGCCCGCTGGTACGCCAGGGCCATCGGCGCGAACTCGGTGCCCGCTCTCTGAGCTCCGGCAGGGTTTCGAAAGTTTCGGCCCCGCCGCCCGAACGGGCAGCGGGGCCGGCCAGGCGGAATCAGCGGACGGCGTGCGGGCGGACCTCGAAGTCGGCATGCAGGCGCCGGTGGTGGTCCAGCGGCCGCACCGGACCGGTCAGGGTCACCTGGGCGGTCAGCCGCGGATCCGTGCTGGAGGCGCTGAGCCTCAGCTCGAGCTCTCCCGGTTCGACGGTGCGCGTCCCCGTCCTGCCGGTGAACGACGCGAGGTCCGCGGGGACGACCGCGTGGATCCGCTTCCTTTCTCCGGGGGCCAGATCGAGACGTACGTACCCGACGAGTCTCTGTAGGGGCTGGACCACGGAGGCCACCGGGTCGTGCAGATACAGCTGGACGAGTTCGGTGCCGGCGCGGTCACCGGCGTTCGCCACGGTGAAGGCGAGCCGCACCGCGCCGTCCGTGGGGACTTCGGTGTCCTCGACGGTCAGGTCGCTCCAGGCGAAGGAGGTGTAGGTGAGGCCGTGACCGAAGCCGAAAGCCGGAGTGGGGTCGATGCTGGAGACCTCGCTGGTGTGGCCGAGGCGGGAGGCCAGGTAGGTCGACGGCTGGGCACCGGGGTGGCGGGGCACGCTGACGGGCAGTCGGCCGCTCGGGCCGGTCCGTCCGCTGAGGACGGAGGCGATGGCGGCCGTCCCGGCCTCGCCGGGGAAGAAGGACTGCAGGACGGCGGCGGACTCGTCGGCCGCGCGGCCGAGCGCGTAGGGCCGGCCGGTCAGCAGGGTCGTCACGACCGGTGTCCCGGTGTCGAGGAGGGCGTCGAGCAGCTGCTGCTGCGCTCCGGGGAGGACGAGGGACTCGGCGTCGCAGCCCTCGCCGCTGGTGCCCCGCCCGAAGAGCCCCGCGCGGTCACCGAGGGCCGCCACGACGACATCGGCGCGGCGGGCGAGTGCCAGGGCCTCGGCGAAGCCCTCGGTCCCGGCGTCGTCGATGCCGGTTCCGTGCGCCACGAGCACCTCGGCGGTGGGGAACTCCTCGGCGAGGGCCTCGCGCAGGGTGGGCAGGTCGATGCCGAGAGGGGCGTCGGGGTGCTGTCCGCCGACGTGGACGGGGAAGGAGTAGCAGCCGAGGACGGCCGTGGGGGCCTCGGAGTTGGGTCCGATCAGGGCGATCCGGCGGGGAGTGCGCGGGTCGAGCGGCAGGGTGCCGTCGTTGCGGAGCAGCACGACCGCCCGTTCGGCGATGCGGCCGGCCAGCTCACGGTTGGCGGCCGGGTCCAGGTCGACCGTGCCCCGGAGGGAGTCGGGGCCTGCAGTGGTGTCGACCCCGCGCAGCGCCGGCGGTACCGGGTCCCATCCGGGGTCGAGAAGCCCGAGCCTGGCCTTCTGGAGGAGGACTCGCCGTACAGCCCGGTCCACGAGCGTCTCGGAGACGTGTCCTTGCCGGACCCCGTCCAGGAGAGGCGCCCCGAAGGTCTTGACCGTGGGGAGCTCCACGTCCACTCCTGCGGTGAGAGCGGTGCCGGCCGCGTCGCCGAACGTGCCGGCGACGCCGTGCAGGGTCTTGAGGAACGCGATTCCGAAGTAGTCGGCCACGACGGTGCCGGTGAAGCCCCAGGTGTCCCGCAGGAGTCCGGTGAGGAGCTGCTCGTCGGCGGCCGAGGGAATCCCGTCGGTGTCCGTGTAGGCGTGCATCACCGACCGGACACCGCTCTCCCGGACCGCCATCTCGAACGGCGGCAGGATCACGTCGGCCAGTTCCCTGGCGCCCATGCCGACCGGGGCGAGGTTGCGGCCCGCCCGGGACGCCGAGTAGCCGGCGAAGTGCTTGAGGGTGGCGACGACGCCGGCGGACTCCAGCCCCTGGACGTAGGCGGTGGCGATCGTCCCGACGAGGTACGGGTCCTCGCCGATGGTCTCCTCGACGCGCCCCCAGCGGGCGTCGCGGACGACGTCGAGGACGGGGGCGAGCCCCTGGTGCACGCCGACCGCGCGCATGTCGCGGCCGATCGCGGCGGCCATCTCCCGTACGAGCGCGGGGTCGAAGGTGGCTCCCCAGGAGAGGGGGACGGGATAGGCGGTGGCGCCCCAGGCGGCGAAGCCGGCGAGGCATTCCTCATGGGCGACGGCCGGGATGCCGAAGCGGTTCGCGGCGGAGATCCGCGCCTGTGTCCGCATCAGGGACAGGGCGCCGAGCGCGGGGTCGACGGGGACGGTGCCGAAGGGCCGGGTGAGCTGGCCGAGACCGTCGGGCAGCAGATCGTCGAGGTCGACCGGCTCCTCCATGTCGTGCTGGTGCGGTGCGACCTCGGCGCCCTCGTCGGAGGCACCGACCCACACGCCGTACAGCTGGGCGGTCTTCTCCTTCAGGGTCATCTCACGGATCAGCGCGTCGACACGGGCTTCCGCGGTCAGCGCGGGGTCCTGCCAGGCGGAGTGCGGGGCTTCGGGCTGTGTGGCCACGTCGTCGGTCACTTTCCTCCGACTCCCATCAGCCCCTGGACCAGGGCACGACGGGCGAACAGATAGACGAGCAGGATGGGGAGC includes:
- a CDS encoding GH1 family beta-glucosidase; this translates as MPATPVTAPAAVRRLPFPPGFLWGAATAAYQIEGAAAEDGRTPSIWDTFSRTAGKVANGDTGDIACDHYHRYRTDVTLMSELGLQAYRFSLSWSRIQPGGRGPANSAGLDFYRRLVDELLDAGIQPVATLYHWDLPQALEETGGWTARETAERFGEYAILAAEALGDRVALWTTLNEPWCSAFLGYGSGVHAPGRTDPADALRAAHHLNLGHGRATAALRAALPAHAQVAASLNLHQVRPLTTDPADLDAARRIDAVGNRVFTGPMFSGGYPADLLADTAHVVDWNTLVRPGDEAAIAASIDLLGINYYTPAVVSAPTPGTAAVNHAHGESDHSPWPGSEDVNFHLPPGDTTDMGWSIDPTGLYDLLMATSRAHPGLPLAITENGAAFPDALTADGQIHDHDRIDYLHRHLAAVHQAIGDGADVRGYFLWSLLDNFEWAYGYEKRFGVVHVDYATQLRTPKASARWYARAIGANSVPAL
- a CDS encoding beta-glucosidase family protein: MTDDVATQPEAPHSAWQDPALTAEARVDALIREMTLKEKTAQLYGVWVGASDEGAEVAPHQHDMEEPVDLDDLLPDGLGQLTRPFGTVPVDPALGALSLMRTQARISAANRFGIPAVAHEECLAGFAAWGATAYPVPLSWGATFDPALVREMAAAIGRDMRAVGVHQGLAPVLDVVRDARWGRVEETIGEDPYLVGTIATAYVQGLESAGVVATLKHFAGYSASRAGRNLAPVGMGARELADVILPPFEMAVRESGVRSVMHAYTDTDGIPSAADEQLLTGLLRDTWGFTGTVVADYFGIAFLKTLHGVAGTFGDAAGTALTAGVDVELPTVKTFGAPLLDGVRQGHVSETLVDRAVRRVLLQKARLGLLDPGWDPVPPALRGVDTTAGPDSLRGTVDLDPAANRELAGRIAERAVVLLRNDGTLPLDPRTPRRIALIGPNSEAPTAVLGCYSFPVHVGGQHPDAPLGIDLPTLREALAEEFPTAEVLVAHGTGIDDAGTEGFAEALALARRADVVVAALGDRAGLFGRGTSGEGCDAESLVLPGAQQQLLDALLDTGTPVVTTLLTGRPYALGRAADESAAVLQSFFPGEAGTAAIASVLSGRTGPSGRLPVSVPRHPGAQPSTYLASRLGHTSEVSSIDPTPAFGFGHGLTYTSFAWSDLTVEDTEVPTDGAVRLAFTVANAGDRAGTELVQLYLHDPVASVVQPLQRLVGYVRLDLAPGERKRIHAVVPADLASFTGRTGTRTVEPGELELRLSASSTDPRLTAQVTLTGPVRPLDHHRRLHADFEVRPHAVR